In one window of Armatimonadia bacterium DNA:
- a CDS encoding beta-N-acetylglucosaminidase domain-containing protein, translated as MRTVDLLVLCLVMGVVSLLSAEPVVQPFTRYYTGKILPTPQAVTYTEDLWPVADCKTKTATACLLLSAKASEAEKLAAAEIAARVSYLSGGVTVPIAVENQRPKAEVYLCLGVVETSQFLQRHLRMCRVEPVTQTEGYSISFYEHHRGLRGVFLAGHDQAGAYFAAQSLVQLLERVGDKVVLHGAQVRDWPTYKLRSFKTGGDCKAESGSRQMGLWAPFAKFNCYNLCYSTLGQDKWVDPSPEYREHVRILTEHLRSRGLDCMPFVNPYYLWKEHIEVSDEGDLQKLFEACKIGLDAGGKRVMLCLDDFASEGDSTGPKLYHVRSEKDRARWGDDLAAVNIAMINDLWGRLHKAYPDCQLYVVLPYYWDPSGHYREGGEEYLKEASAGIAPEVRIVWTGPRVRSAQITAADVDHYQGLLNGRKAMLWDNTLYMHHTPPHYFLDTFHTKYADKFWELTSGEVHLNAGSGEIYKCGLLAAADYLWNPAAYDPETSLRTAMAMIAGPDQVDRLIAFRDAFYKVYDELAPQLGSPSSFLATARKMTSQPFDAAEVESLASTLNAEVTLADEVAASCQNAGVVAEVRQRVAGHQAYRDALTALKGLPPMTEEDAANLIVNPGAEQVAEGKPVGWQTYTGAGGCDLVSAEGRKGGRCGKLVANRMYEWGDGRTSINVALMLTGSDGFTGANAPQVQPMHRYYYSFWLKGTAPRVVISFVTWSDPKSSNSRGSGLGKTEAFSAPGEWKFLYGSFVVPVGAVRGALRIGLDGYAEQGGGLGELCVDDVYLGRSRARALQGADSE; from the coding sequence ATGCGAACTGTCGACTTGCTGGTTCTCTGTCTCGTGATGGGCGTTGTCTCCCTCCTTTCTGCCGAGCCGGTCGTCCAACCCTTCACCCGCTACTACACCGGCAAGATTCTCCCGACGCCACAAGCGGTCACCTACACTGAGGACCTGTGGCCGGTCGCCGACTGCAAAACGAAGACCGCGACCGCTTGCTTGCTTCTGTCGGCCAAGGCCTCGGAGGCGGAGAAGCTGGCAGCGGCGGAGATCGCCGCCCGCGTCAGCTACCTGTCCGGTGGCGTGACCGTGCCGATTGCCGTCGAGAACCAGCGCCCGAAGGCCGAGGTCTACCTTTGCCTTGGCGTCGTGGAGACCAGCCAGTTCCTCCAGCGACACCTGCGTATGTGTCGCGTCGAGCCGGTCACGCAGACGGAGGGCTACAGCATCTCTTTCTATGAGCACCACCGGGGCCTGCGGGGTGTGTTCCTCGCCGGTCACGATCAGGCGGGCGCCTACTTCGCCGCCCAGAGTCTCGTCCAGCTTCTGGAGCGCGTCGGTGACAAGGTCGTGCTTCACGGCGCCCAGGTCCGCGACTGGCCGACCTACAAGCTGCGGTCCTTCAAGACCGGCGGAGACTGCAAGGCCGAGTCCGGCTCGCGACAGATGGGCCTGTGGGCACCCTTCGCCAAGTTCAACTGCTACAACCTCTGCTACAGCACCCTGGGCCAGGACAAGTGGGTCGACCCGTCGCCCGAGTACCGCGAGCATGTGCGGATTCTGACCGAGCACCTGCGCTCCCGGGGCCTGGATTGCATGCCCTTCGTGAACCCCTACTATCTGTGGAAGGAACACATTGAGGTCTCCGACGAGGGCGACCTGCAGAAGCTCTTCGAGGCCTGCAAGATCGGTCTCGACGCCGGTGGCAAGCGAGTCATGCTGTGCCTGGACGACTTCGCCAGCGAGGGCGACAGCACGGGACCGAAGCTGTACCACGTGCGTAGCGAGAAGGACCGGGCACGCTGGGGCGATGATCTCGCGGCGGTCAACATCGCGATGATCAACGACCTGTGGGGCCGCCTGCACAAGGCCTATCCCGACTGCCAACTCTACGTGGTCTTGCCCTACTACTGGGACCCCTCCGGCCACTACCGCGAAGGCGGCGAGGAGTACCTCAAGGAGGCCTCCGCGGGGATTGCGCCGGAGGTCCGCATCGTGTGGACAGGGCCCAGGGTTCGCTCGGCACAGATCACTGCCGCCGACGTGGACCACTACCAGGGCCTCCTCAACGGACGCAAGGCGATGCTGTGGGATAACACCCTCTACATGCACCACACGCCGCCGCACTACTTCCTGGACACCTTCCACACCAAGTACGCGGACAAGTTCTGGGAGCTCACCAGCGGCGAGGTGCACCTGAACGCGGGCAGTGGCGAAATCTACAAGTGCGGGCTGCTGGCAGCCGCCGACTACCTGTGGAACCCGGCCGCCTATGATCCCGAGACGTCGCTGCGAACCGCCATGGCCATGATTGCCGGGCCGGATCAGGTCGACCGTCTGATCGCCTTCCGCGACGCCTTCTACAAGGTCTACGACGAGCTTGCCCCGCAGCTTGGGAGCCCGTCGTCTTTCCTGGCGACAGCGAGAAAGATGACGAGCCAACCCTTCGATGCCGCGGAGGTGGAGTCGCTGGCCTCCACGCTGAACGCCGAAGTGACCCTCGCCGACGAAGTCGCTGCGTCTTGTCAGAACGCCGGAGTCGTCGCCGAGGTCCGCCAGCGGGTGGCCGGTCACCAGGCATACCGTGACGCCCTGACGGCCCTCAAGGGCCTGCCGCCGATGACCGAGGAGGATGCGGCGAACCTGATCGTCAACCCGGGGGCGGAACAGGTGGCCGAGGGCAAGCCCGTCGGCTGGCAGACCTACACCGGCGCAGGTGGATGTGACCTGGTCTCGGCGGAGGGACGCAAGGGCGGTCGCTGCGGGAAGCTCGTGGCCAACAGGATGTACGAGTGGGGCGACGGCCGCACCTCGATCAACGTCGCGCTGATGCTCACCGGCAGCGACGGCTTCACGGGAGCAAACGCGCCGCAGGTCCAGCCGATGCACCGTTACTACTACTCCTTCTGGCTCAAGGGCACGGCACCGCGAGTGGTCATCAGCTTTGTCACCTGGTCTGATCCCAAGAGCTCCAACAGCCGAGGCTCGGGTCTTGGCAAGACGGAGGCCTTCTCCGCCCCGGGGGAGTGGAAGTTCCTCTATGGCAGCTTCGTTGTGCCCGTCGGCGCCGTCCGGGGTGCGTTGAGGATCGGTCTCGACGGCTATGCGGAGCAGGGCGGCGGTCTGGGCGAGTTGTGCGTCGATGACGTGTACCTGGGTCGCAGTCGGGCCCGGGCGCTGCAAGGAGCCGATAGTGAATGA
- the thiD gene encoding bifunctional hydroxymethylpyrimidine kinase/phosphomethylpyrimidine kinase: MSTDLSNLPPAQRAASRPVPVALTIAGSDSGGGAGIQADLKTFTVLGVYGMSAITAITVQNTEEVRWSQALSPDLVTAQIDAVMDDIGCDAAKTGMLVDAPIVSAVADRVRLYGIANLVVDPVMIAKSGDALLQASAREAVLKELLPLARVVTPNLHEAAALTGLEVEDLTGMREAARRIAQHGPEAVIVKGGHLDDRPLDLVYLRDTGEEVLLEGQRFDTKNTHGTGCTFSAAIAAGLASGLALIEAIKRAKEFISLAIENGLELGHGHGPTGHIEAGRRLGGCS, from the coding sequence ATGAGTACCGACCTTTCCAACTTGCCGCCCGCACAGCGGGCTGCCTCTCGTCCGGTGCCCGTGGCACTGACCATCGCCGGTTCCGACTCAGGGGGTGGCGCAGGAATCCAAGCCGACCTGAAGACCTTCACCGTGCTGGGTGTCTACGGGATGAGCGCGATCACCGCCATCACCGTGCAGAACACCGAGGAGGTTCGCTGGTCGCAGGCGCTGAGCCCGGACCTGGTGACCGCCCAGATTGACGCGGTGATGGACGACATCGGCTGTGACGCCGCCAAGACCGGGATGCTTGTGGATGCGCCGATCGTCTCTGCGGTGGCCGACCGAGTTCGTCTCTATGGCATCGCCAATCTCGTAGTCGATCCGGTGATGATCGCCAAGAGCGGCGACGCCCTGCTTCAGGCGAGCGCACGCGAAGCGGTGCTGAAGGAACTGCTGCCGCTGGCCCGGGTGGTGACTCCAAACCTGCATGAGGCGGCGGCCCTCACGGGGCTGGAGGTGGAGGACCTGACAGGGATGCGGGAGGCTGCCCGGCGGATCGCACAGCACGGCCCGGAAGCGGTGATCGTCAAGGGCGGCCATCTGGACGACCGGCCGCTTGATCTTGTCTACCTGCGCGACACGGGCGAGGAAGTCCTCCTGGAGGGCCAACGGTTCGACACCAAGAACACCCATGGCACGGGCTGCACCTTCTCCGCGGCAATCGCGGCGGGGCTTGCGAGCGGTCTTGCCCTGATCGAGGCCATCAAGCGGGCCAAGGAGTTCATCTCCCTGGCCATCGAGAATGGGCTGGAGCTGGGCCACGGCCATGGTCCCACCGGCCACATCGAGGCAGGTCGGCGTCTGGGCGGTTGCTCCTAG
- a CDS encoding phosphatidate cytidylyltransferase yields MLLLKKFLRRAIVAVIGLALLFGIGYYGNWPFFLGIVLLTIVALSEYYSALQAKDIRPSVGLGWICAVLMLLVTERGELIGAASGASNVVTGPAAMNALQYILIILFACVTLSLIAQFGNRPGQSAVANSAATVFGVVYIGLLMSFVLRMRYLDVPTMVGNAEAGEFAKRMGGLLLVMVPVWASDTFAYLAGGLLGKHKLAPRISPNKTVEGGVAGLIAAILGALAMGAWLGLGMGHSLLLGLTMGILGPLGDLGKSVLKRDLGIKDFGAAFGPHGGVLDRFDAILFCMPLVYWYLWAVFLKVPSAG; encoded by the coding sequence ATGCTGTTGCTCAAGAAGTTCCTCCGCCGCGCGATTGTGGCGGTCATCGGCCTTGCCCTGCTCTTCGGCATCGGCTACTACGGAAACTGGCCCTTCTTCCTGGGAATCGTGCTCCTGACCATCGTCGCCTTGAGCGAGTACTACTCGGCGCTGCAGGCCAAGGATATACGCCCGAGTGTGGGACTGGGCTGGATCTGCGCCGTGCTCATGCTGTTGGTGACCGAGCGTGGCGAACTGATCGGAGCCGCCTCCGGGGCGTCCAACGTCGTCACCGGTCCGGCGGCCATGAACGCCTTGCAGTACATCCTCATCATCCTGTTCGCCTGCGTCACACTCTCGCTGATCGCCCAGTTCGGCAACCGTCCCGGTCAGTCGGCAGTGGCAAACTCGGCCGCGACCGTCTTCGGCGTGGTCTACATCGGGCTGCTGATGTCCTTCGTGCTGCGAATGCGCTACCTGGATGTTCCTACGATGGTCGGCAACGCCGAAGCAGGTGAGTTCGCCAAGCGCATGGGTGGCCTGCTGCTGGTGATGGTGCCGGTCTGGGCCTCGGACACCTTCGCCTACCTGGCCGGCGGCCTCCTCGGCAAGCACAAGCTGGCACCCCGCATCAGCCCGAACAAGACGGTGGAGGGCGGTGTGGCGGGTCTGATTGCAGCGATCCTTGGAGCCCTGGCAATGGGGGCGTGGCTTGGCCTGGGGATGGGGCACTCCCTGCTTCTGGGGCTGACGATGGGGATCCTGGGACCCCTCGGCGACCTGGGCAAGTCGGTGCTGAAGCGTGACCTGGGGATCAAGGACTTCGGCGCGGCCTTCGGCCCCCATGGCGGAGTTCTGGACCGCTTCGACGCCATCCTGTTCTGCATGCCCCTGGTCTACTGGTACCTGTGGGCGGTCTTCCTCAAGGTGCCCTCTGCGGGTTAG
- a CDS encoding DUF6785 family protein: MRRSTFSRAVTPRAIIAGLLAIAATVFIVAWAELVTGTIMIGFLQLPPVVVALLFLFALLNKLLARISPRLPLTPPEMVVVYCMMLMAAMITSRGLMEDLIPMQVAMNYYATPASKWEDVFFPHIKQWMVPWDVKGGALQDVSVGFYEGLKPGTPVPWNLWIVPTLAWLSLVGMVYAAFLALSTFLQRLWADHELLSFPLVQLPLEMIGHTSNRPGVTGDARDFLRNKLVWIGFAVPMIIFGLNGLHQIYPSVPQVMTQLSVNQFLKGKPWSDLGYTTMFFSFAAVGFFYLLPTEILLSLWLFYILARVQVLIGSSFGVLVRPMPHVGVTQFVGYQTVGAFFGLVGYMAYASWPRIKAMFASAMRRHDRGDHDELMPYPVALAVLGLALVGILAFSGATGSSLWVSVVQFGIYIFVEAIVMARSTAEAGMPMTEGSFTPLDVIGLFTHKRSIGPRSLTSLAFTDCLFTRDLRGLTLTGFLDGQKMADEVGMRRRSLLGVFVLAIVVSVVLSGLLSIYLPYQRGAVTMYSYTYRSNSVAFWRENYPFMTGQESFTWVAPVWSAVGLGVTLVLSLLRRSFVWWPLNPLGYALSCSWTTTVFWFPMLIAWIVKTVIMRYGGIGTYRKARPVFLGLIFGEFTMAVFWTLVSCIFHTQAPSFPWP, encoded by the coding sequence TTGAGGCGAAGCACTTTCTCTCGCGCCGTCACCCCTCGGGCGATAATCGCCGGCCTACTCGCGATTGCCGCCACCGTCTTCATCGTCGCCTGGGCCGAACTGGTCACCGGCACGATCATGATTGGTTTTCTGCAGTTGCCTCCGGTCGTCGTGGCACTGCTGTTCCTCTTCGCCCTCCTCAACAAGCTGCTGGCCCGCATCTCGCCGCGCTTGCCTCTGACCCCCCCTGAGATGGTGGTCGTCTACTGCATGATGCTCATGGCCGCCATGATCACCTCGCGCGGTCTCATGGAAGACCTGATCCCGATGCAGGTGGCGATGAACTACTACGCTACCCCTGCGAGCAAGTGGGAGGACGTGTTCTTCCCGCACATCAAGCAGTGGATGGTGCCCTGGGATGTGAAGGGTGGGGCGCTGCAGGATGTATCGGTCGGGTTCTATGAGGGCCTCAAGCCGGGGACGCCGGTGCCCTGGAACCTCTGGATCGTCCCGACCCTGGCGTGGCTCAGTCTGGTCGGCATGGTCTACGCCGCCTTCCTGGCCCTCTCCACCTTCCTGCAGCGGCTGTGGGCCGACCACGAGCTCTTGTCCTTCCCACTGGTGCAGCTTCCGCTGGAGATGATCGGCCACACCAGCAACCGCCCCGGGGTCACAGGGGATGCTCGCGACTTTTTGCGCAACAAGCTGGTCTGGATCGGTTTCGCGGTCCCCATGATCATCTTCGGCCTCAACGGCCTGCACCAGATCTACCCCTCGGTACCGCAAGTCATGACGCAGCTCTCGGTGAACCAATTCCTCAAGGGCAAGCCCTGGAGCGACCTTGGCTACACCACCATGTTCTTCTCCTTTGCGGCCGTGGGGTTCTTCTACCTCTTGCCCACCGAGATTCTGCTGAGCCTGTGGCTGTTCTACATCCTGGCGCGGGTACAGGTGCTGATCGGCTCCAGCTTCGGCGTGCTGGTCCGGCCGATGCCTCACGTGGGAGTCACCCAGTTCGTGGGGTACCAGACGGTCGGCGCCTTCTTCGGGCTGGTCGGGTACATGGCCTATGCCTCTTGGCCGCGGATCAAGGCGATGTTTGCCTCCGCGATGCGCCGCCACGACCGCGGCGACCACGACGAGCTGATGCCCTATCCGGTGGCGCTGGCGGTGCTGGGTCTGGCGCTGGTCGGAATCCTCGCCTTCAGTGGCGCGACCGGGTCTTCACTGTGGGTCTCCGTCGTCCAGTTCGGGATCTACATCTTTGTGGAAGCCATCGTCATGGCCCGGAGCACAGCCGAGGCCGGGATGCCTATGACGGAGGGCTCCTTCACTCCGCTGGATGTCATCGGGCTCTTCACGCACAAGCGGAGCATCGGGCCTCGCAGCCTGACCTCCCTGGCCTTCACCGACTGCCTGTTCACTCGTGACCTGCGCGGCCTGACCCTGACGGGCTTCCTCGACGGGCAGAAGATGGCCGATGAAGTCGGGATGCGCCGGCGCTCGCTGCTCGGCGTGTTCGTGCTCGCCATTGTCGTCTCCGTGGTGTTGTCCGGACTGCTGAGCATCTACCTGCCCTACCAGCGGGGCGCCGTGACCATGTACTCGTATACCTACCGGTCGAACTCCGTGGCCTTCTGGCGCGAGAACTACCCCTTCATGACCGGCCAGGAGAGCTTCACCTGGGTTGCGCCGGTGTGGAGCGCCGTCGGGCTCGGTGTCACCCTGGTGCTGTCGCTGCTGCGGCGCAGCTTCGTGTGGTGGCCACTCAACCCGCTGGGCTATGCCCTTTCCTGCTCCTGGACCACGACGGTCTTCTGGTTCCCGATGCTGATAGCGTGGATCGTCAAGACGGTGATCATGCGCTATGGCGGCATCGGCACCTACCGCAAGGCCCGGCCGGTGTTCCTGGGGTTGATCTTCGGGGAGTTCACGATGGCGGTGTTCTGGACCCTGGTGAGCTGCATCTTCCACACCCAGGCGCCCAGCTTCCCGTGGCCCTAG
- the tgt gene encoding tRNA guanosine(34) transglycosylase Tgt: MQFDLTYRDPKTKARRGLLTLAHATVETPAFMPCASLGLVRACDTADLENVGVQILCANAYHLWHRPGDELLRGLGGLHRMMDWSGGILTDSGGFQVFSLAEPKDITEEGVHFRSHLDGSRLLLTAEKSLSIQNNLGSDIAMAFDECTSFPVTHEYAEESVERTLRWAQRSRDAHANPDQALFGIVQGSVFPDLRERSARGTVEIGFDGYALGGLSVGESKEEMLHAVELCEPLLPADRPRYVMGVGTPSDLVECVVRGIDMFDCVLPTRMARHGSLLTWAGTVKIKNARHRDDPAPLEEGCDCPACRRYSRAYLHHLFRIGEASAWRLLSLHNIRFYMRLIARIREAVEQGTLEQLRCEVQAWTERDRNSETTQEAAN; this comes from the coding sequence ATGCAGTTTGACCTCACCTATCGCGACCCGAAGACGAAGGCACGACGAGGCTTGCTGACGCTCGCCCATGCGACCGTGGAGACGCCGGCCTTCATGCCCTGCGCGAGCCTGGGGCTGGTGCGGGCCTGCGACACAGCCGACCTTGAGAACGTGGGCGTGCAGATCCTGTGCGCGAACGCCTATCACCTGTGGCATCGTCCGGGGGATGAGCTACTCCGTGGTCTCGGCGGGCTGCACCGGATGATGGATTGGTCGGGCGGGATCCTCACCGACAGTGGCGGCTTCCAGGTCTTCTCGCTGGCCGAGCCGAAGGACATCACCGAGGAGGGCGTCCACTTCCGCTCTCATCTCGACGGCAGTCGGCTGCTGCTGACGGCCGAGAAGTCGCTCTCGATCCAGAACAACCTTGGCAGCGATATCGCCATGGCCTTCGATGAGTGCACCTCCTTCCCGGTCACCCACGAGTATGCCGAGGAGTCCGTGGAGCGGACCCTGCGCTGGGCCCAGCGGAGCCGGGATGCCCATGCCAACCCCGACCAGGCCCTGTTCGGGATTGTGCAGGGCAGTGTGTTCCCAGACCTGCGGGAGCGCAGCGCTCGGGGAACCGTCGAGATCGGTTTCGACGGCTATGCCCTGGGCGGCCTCTCGGTGGGGGAGAGCAAGGAGGAGATGCTGCACGCGGTGGAGCTCTGCGAGCCCCTCCTGCCTGCAGATCGACCGCGGTATGTGATGGGCGTCGGCACGCCCTCGGACCTGGTGGAGTGCGTAGTCCGCGGGATTGACATGTTCGACTGCGTCCTGCCCACACGGATGGCCCGACACGGCAGCCTCCTGACCTGGGCCGGGACGGTCAAGATCAAGAACGCTCGACACCGTGACGACCCGGCGCCGCTGGAAGAGGGTTGCGATTGCCCGGCCTGTCGGCGCTACAGTCGGGCGTACCTGCATCACCTGTTCAGAATCGGTGAGGCCTCCGCCTGGCGGCTGCTGAGCCTGCATAACATACGCTTCTATATGCGGCTCATCGCCCGGATTCGCGAAGCCGTCGAGCAGGGAACACTGGAGCAGTTGCGGTGCGAGGTCCAGGCCTGGACGGAGCGCGACCGCAACAGCGAGACCACGCAGGAGGCCGCAAACTGA
- the queA gene encoding tRNA preQ1(34) S-adenosylmethionine ribosyltransferase-isomerase QueA, which produces MDVSLFDYKLPPELIAQEPPEERAGARMLVVPREGPLELQDRQFRDLPQFLRPGDCVVFNDTRVIPARLLGRRAGGGQAEVLLLREVETDLWEALVRPGAKLRPGSEVEVGDGQLQVRIEDRLEGGRRRVRLLHSGSLEEALDRFGQTPLPPYIKRPQPRSEDRVRYQTIYATHPGAVAAPTAGLHFDEATLESLRQKGVKLVTVTLHVGLGTFQPVTSDTVEGHRMHAEWCEVSPQVAETLAATRASGGRLVAIGTTAVRTLESRADEQGKVQPGAGLTDIFIYPGYRFRAVDVLLTNFHLPRSTLLMLVSALAGRERMLAAYEHAVQERYRFFSYGDCMLITPSDR; this is translated from the coding sequence ATGGATGTCTCCCTGTTCGACTACAAGCTGCCTCCTGAGCTCATCGCCCAGGAGCCGCCTGAGGAACGTGCCGGTGCCCGGATGCTCGTGGTGCCCCGTGAGGGCCCGCTGGAGCTCCAGGACCGGCAGTTCCGCGACTTGCCGCAGTTCCTGCGTCCCGGCGACTGCGTGGTTTTCAACGACACCAGGGTGATTCCCGCACGGCTGCTCGGACGGCGCGCTGGTGGCGGGCAGGCCGAGGTCCTACTCCTGCGGGAGGTCGAGACCGATCTGTGGGAGGCTCTCGTCAGGCCCGGTGCGAAGCTGCGCCCCGGGAGCGAGGTTGAGGTTGGCGACGGGCAGTTGCAGGTGCGGATTGAGGACAGGCTCGAGGGTGGACGGCGGAGGGTGCGTCTCCTCCACTCGGGGAGCCTGGAGGAAGCTCTCGACCGCTTCGGGCAGACCCCGCTGCCGCCCTACATCAAGCGTCCCCAGCCACGCAGTGAAGACCGCGTGCGCTACCAGACCATCTACGCCACTCACCCGGGGGCAGTGGCGGCTCCCACGGCCGGGCTGCACTTTGACGAGGCGACTCTGGAGAGCCTGCGGCAGAAGGGCGTCAAGCTGGTGACGGTGACGCTGCATGTCGGCCTGGGGACCTTCCAGCCAGTGACCTCGGACACCGTCGAGGGGCACCGGATGCACGCCGAGTGGTGCGAGGTCAGCCCACAGGTCGCCGAGACCCTGGCTGCGACGAGGGCAAGCGGCGGCCGCCTCGTGGCGATTGGAACAACGGCTGTGCGGACCCTGGAGAGCCGTGCCGACGAACAAGGCAAGGTCCAGCCCGGCGCGGGACTGACCGACATCTTCATCTATCCCGGGTACCGCTTTCGGGCTGTCGATGTTCTGCTGACGAACTTCCACCTGCCGCGTTCAACGCTGCTGATGCTCGTGTCGGCGCTGGCCGGGCGAGAGCGGATGCTGGCCGCCTACGAGCACGCGGTCCAGGAACGCTATCGTTTTTTCAGTTACGGGGATTGCATGCTGATTACGCCCAGTGACCGCTGA
- a CDS encoding DUF4276 family protein, which translates to MIVPLVEGDGDAAAVPVLLRRIIQAYYPDALGIQVGRPLVAHGRTKLLGEYGKYLGYARAKGGQCRGLLVLLDADEDCPKDLAWELAGRALACSLPYPLAVVVARCEYEAWLLASASEMKDRLPRADRVKVPADVEGVRNPKGLLTEMMGPGRAYKETIDQARLSAELNLSLAEENCRSFRRLLSAMGCLLQAVRDGSTGVTPISPSSER; encoded by the coding sequence TTGATCGTCCCGCTGGTCGAGGGCGATGGTGACGCGGCTGCAGTGCCTGTGTTGCTGCGGCGGATCATCCAGGCGTACTACCCGGACGCGCTTGGTATCCAGGTAGGCAGGCCCTTGGTCGCTCACGGAAGAACGAAGCTCCTTGGGGAGTACGGCAAGTACCTGGGGTATGCGCGCGCGAAGGGCGGGCAATGCCGGGGCCTCCTGGTTCTCTTGGATGCCGATGAAGACTGCCCGAAGGACCTTGCTTGGGAACTGGCGGGGCGTGCGCTGGCCTGCAGCCTGCCGTACCCTCTCGCAGTTGTCGTTGCTCGGTGCGAGTACGAGGCGTGGTTGCTGGCTAGCGCTTCCGAGATGAAGGATCGGCTCCCCCGTGCGGATCGTGTCAAGGTGCCTGCGGACGTTGAGGGGGTACGCAACCCCAAGGGTCTTCTCACCGAGATGATGGGGCCCGGGCGTGCCTACAAAGAGACGATCGACCAGGCGCGGCTGTCTGCAGAGCTCAATCTGTCACTCGCGGAAGAGAACTGCCGCTCTTTCCGCAGATTGCTGAGTGCGATGGGGTGCCTGCTCCAGGCTGTACGTGATGGCTCCACGGGCGTTACTCCGATCTCGCCCTCTTCAGAACGCTGA
- a CDS encoding AAA family ATPase, with protein sequence MIQRVQIRNYRSLAEVDVNLGPVTVLAGRNGSGKSNFVDALRFLSDAVNLGLEAAVMKRKGIGALRRWSKGRPRDVMIAVEGRLPAPSVSYEYTIELGSQRGGGFRVKREAFKGTGGGDRNAEYEVSDGKVVHIEGKGTVRLDEALISSTALLLTTPLVGSAWTVGRHLSRLSFCSILPNEVREPQKLAQEYPLAEHGENLASLLWDLKERKPQVLKEISAALSVAVEGLLGIDVQQAGIGGGGGYLLLTFDHELAGGGTCTFDASQESDGTLRMLGLLTALYQVPSPSFLAIEEPELHIHPGALGVLSDVVREAAQARGTQVLLTTHSPDLLSRFGADELRAVEVIDGSTHIGLIDSAQRAAIEQDLFSGGDLLRIEGLYTDRGGVQS encoded by the coding sequence ATGATCCAGCGGGTCCAGATCCGCAACTACCGAAGCCTCGCCGAGGTCGACGTGAACCTGGGACCCGTGACCGTGCTTGCCGGTCGCAACGGCTCGGGCAAGAGCAACTTCGTGGACGCTCTGAGGTTCCTTTCCGATGCCGTCAACCTTGGCCTCGAGGCGGCCGTCATGAAGCGCAAAGGCATCGGGGCCCTGCGCCGATGGTCCAAGGGCAGGCCGCGAGACGTCATGATCGCCGTCGAGGGCAGGCTCCCAGCGCCCTCTGTCTCCTATGAGTACACCATCGAGTTGGGCAGTCAGCGTGGCGGCGGGTTCCGGGTCAAAAGGGAGGCCTTCAAAGGGACGGGCGGAGGTGACCGAAATGCGGAGTACGAGGTGTCAGACGGGAAGGTAGTGCACATCGAGGGCAAGGGCACGGTGCGCCTAGACGAGGCGCTCATTTCGTCGACAGCTCTGCTGCTGACAACTCCACTCGTCGGGTCGGCGTGGACCGTCGGGAGGCACCTCTCCAGGCTAAGTTTCTGCTCGATTCTCCCGAACGAGGTGCGCGAGCCCCAGAAACTCGCTCAGGAGTACCCGCTGGCGGAGCACGGCGAGAACCTCGCATCGCTGCTGTGGGACCTGAAAGAGCGCAAGCCTCAGGTACTCAAGGAGATCAGTGCCGCCCTATCGGTCGCCGTAGAAGGCCTTCTGGGGATTGATGTCCAGCAGGCCGGCATCGGTGGCGGAGGAGGATACCTCCTCCTGACCTTCGACCATGAGCTTGCGGGCGGCGGCACGTGCACCTTTGATGCCTCGCAGGAATCGGACGGGACCCTCCGGATGCTGGGGCTGCTGACGGCCCTCTACCAAGTGCCGAGTCCGTCCTTCCTGGCAATCGAGGAGCCGGAACTGCACATCCATCCGGGCGCGCTCGGTGTGTTGAGCGACGTGGTCCGCGAAGCGGCTCAGGCACGAGGTACACAGGTGCTTCTCACCACTCACAGCCCCGACCTCCTGTCGCGCTTCGGCGCCGATGAGTTGCGGGCTGTTGAGGTGATTGACGGGTCTACACATATTGGTCTCATCGATAGCGCCCAACGCGCAGCGATCGAGCAGGACCTCTTCTCGGGCGGCGATCTGCTCCGCATCGAGGGGCTCTACACCGACCGTGGTGGGGTGCAGTCTTGA
- a CDS encoding pyridoxamine 5'-phosphate oxidase family protein encodes MPAEDKARMETILRREVIGHLAMTDGDELYMVPLNYTYHEGRILFHCSLEGHKLDMIRRNPRVCFEVCHQYADPAEHGPEGCDAPFDSVLCWGTARIIDDLDERKVVLDAFQARYPKPEGGPRGGVPMERVKRCGAVVIQVERMTGRYWAGKVQENWEWASESEGAR; translated from the coding sequence ATGCCCGCTGAGGACAAGGCCCGAATGGAGACCATCCTGCGCCGTGAGGTCATCGGTCATCTCGCCATGACCGACGGCGACGAGCTGTACATGGTCCCTCTGAACTACACCTACCACGAGGGCCGCATCCTGTTCCACTGCTCCCTGGAGGGCCACAAGCTCGACATGATCCGCCGTAACCCGCGGGTGTGCTTCGAGGTCTGCCACCAGTATGCCGACCCCGCTGAGCACGGGCCGGAAGGCTGCGATGCACCCTTCGATAGCGTCCTGTGCTGGGGGACCGCGCGGATCATCGACGACCTCGACGAGCGCAAGGTAGTCCTGGACGCCTTCCAGGCCCGCTACCCGAAGCCCGAGGGTGGTCCGCGTGGAGGAGTGCCGATGGAGCGGGTCAAGCGCTGCGGCGCCGTCGTGATACAGGTTGAGCGCATGACCGGCCGCTACTGGGCGGGCAAGGTTCAGGAGAACTGGGAATGGGCTTCGGAGTCGGAAGGAGCCCGTTGA